DNA sequence from the Deltaproteobacteria bacterium HGW-Deltaproteobacteria-2 genome:
TTTTCGGTAACGATAATTTTGATTGAACATCAGATGCGGCTGGTCATGGGCATTTGTGAAAGAATCGTCGTGCTGGATTTCGGCGCGACCATCGCGGCGGGATTGCCTGCCGAAATTCAAAATCACCCCAAGGTGCTGGAAGCTTATCTGGGCGTGGAGGTGACTCCATGACATCTTCTGAAAAAATTCTTGCCGTCTCTCATTTGAAAGTTTCCTACGACAGCATTCAGGCCGTTGACGATATTTCTTTTGACGTAGGCAAGGGAGAAATTGTCACCCTGATCGGCGCCAACGGCGCGGGGAAATCCTCCATCCTGCGAGCAATCTCCGGCCTTATTCCATACACCGGTAGAATTACCTATTCGGGAAAAGACTTAAATAATATTGCCGCCGATCAGATTGTTGCCGCAGGCATCGCCCACGTACCGGAAGGGCGCGGCATCTTCGGCAATCTGACAGTGATGGAAAATTTAAAGCTCGCCACCTGGCAACGCAAAGATAAAGACCAGATTAAAAAAGATTTCGAAAATATCTTTTCGTTATTTCCGCGCCTGAAAGAACGAAGAAAACAGCAGGGCGGAATGCTCTCCGGTGGCGAACAGCAGATGCTGGCTTTCGGTCGCGCGCTCATGACCGACGCCCCAATGCTGCTGCTGGACGAACCTTCGATGGGACTCTCACCGGTTCTGGTACGGGATATTTTCAAAATCATTCAAGACATAAACCAGGCGGGGAAAACAATCCTGCTTGTCGAACAAAACGCTAACATGTCTTTGCACATCTCCTCGCGCGGCTACGTTCTGGAAACCGGCCGCATCGTCCTTTCCGGCACAGGCAAAGAGCTGACGGGAAATCCAAGAGTGAAGGAAGCCTACCTCGGTGGCTAAAGAGGAATATGTTATTTCGACCGCATGTGAAAACGATTTATGAGTTTTAGTTCCTGTAATTTTTTAAGTTAATAAAATCTTTCAATTGATAATACTTACTTGAAAATAACTAACATACAAGATGCATTTTTCCCCATTGTGGGGTAATCAGTCCTCACTTATTGAATAAAATAATGGAACACGTCTTTCGTAAAAAAGAATAATGTATTATTTTTAAATACATAAACGCTATTAATTGGTGTTTATATATTGGCATATAAGTTGCTGTAACGTAATGCAGGAATAATGTGGAGGTGTTTATTATGAAAAAAACCTTGTTGTATGTGGTTGGCATATTTTTTCTTTTGTCAACTTTAGCGTTTACCGCTGATGCGGCTTCCTATAATAACGTTGGTCCCTGGATCGAAACTGATAAAGATATCTATAATTATGGCGAAGAGATCAGGGTACATTTTTACGATGCGCCAGGTTACGCCAGTGATTGGATATGTATTGTACCGTCAGGCTCAGGAGATACGGAAGCCGGTGACTATAAATATATACCTGAGGGGCTGCGGGAAGGTATAATGATTTTTAAAACTCAGATACCCGGAGAATACGAGGTACGGGCTTATTATAACTACAGCCCTTTCCGATATACCGTATCTGCCCGTTATCATTTTACGATAGCAGGAGACGAATATGGATATGGTTATGAAAATGAGTATGTCGATGTTCCGATAATTTATGGAGAACCCATGTACTACACACCCCCGGTTGCGGTAACATTTGCCTTCGATTATTTTACGTATGAAAATATTGGCGGATTTGTGGAAATCGTTTTCTGGAGAGGCGGACATCGTTACCACCATAGGCCATGGTATCATAATGGAAGGAGAATCTCTCCCGACTACATACGTTCAATAAACATGCATAACAGGGTTCGCAACGATGAATTCTTCAGACATCGTGAAAGGCTGCAAAGAAATCATAATATAAATCATTCTGATTCATATTACGGTTTGAAAGCACGTCCCCAAAGACCAACTCAAAAGTGGCAGGAACAAAAAGATCAGCAGCCACAATGGGGACAGCAGCCGTCTCAACAGACTCAGCAACGTCCACAGTGGGGACAAAATCAACCTTCACAGGTTAGAAAACAACCTCAACAATTGGAGCAAAGACCTCAGTGGGAGCAGAAAAAGACTCCACTGGTGAGACAACGACCTCGACAATCAGAGCAAAAACCACAGTGGGGTCAGAAACAGCTTCCGCCGGTCAGACAACAACCACAACAATCAGAACAACGTCCGCAGTGGGGACATAGACAGCCTCGAGAGGTTAGACAACGGCCACAACAATTGGAGCAAAGACCGCAACTAGAGAAAAAGTCATCGCGGCAGATAGAAAAACATGAGCCCATGCAAGAGAAACATAAAGAAATGAAGGAACGTTAAAAAAACCGGGATTCATTTATGGTAAAATTAATTGATGGTGTAATTCCTCCAGCCCTGAAATAAAAAGTAACAAAACAGATAAGTGCTTTAATCATTAAAAGGCAGGGTCAGTATAGATCCTGCCTTTTTTATGCATAACTCCACCGGTAATTTTCAATTTTACTATTCTATGAGATTGAGTTTTACAAACAAAAGATATAGTCAAATCAACTTGCGCTAAGTGAGAATTCTATAAATTTTAATACTATGTTATAGGTCAAATCGTAATCCTTAATGTGAATGAAATGGTCTGTATTAAGCAAGATTCTTAAATAATTTATTTAATCCTCCATCCGCGATTATCTTCATGTGATGCTCGAACATGAAATCATCCCACATTATATAGAAGCTTTTGAAGTGTTCAGGGGCTCTCGATTTGTTAAAATAATAAATTCCTTCAGATACAATTTCGCTCTTCGAGCGGCCTTCATCTAATCTTTTTATAATTGATTCTTCTCTATTGAAAATGATTTTCACACAGTTTAAGAATGCGTCGCTTTCATTTTTTAAGACTCCACCGTGACTGGTAGCAATGACATCGGCCTCATATGAGTTTATTTTTAATAGCGACTCGATGTACAGTTTTAAATCACAATTCGCCCATCCGTACCAAGGACCGAATTTATCGATGCCTAAATCTCCGGTAAAAATTATTTTTTCGTCAGGGAAATAAAACGATTTGTGCGATGGAGAATGGCCGGGCGTGTCGATGCATTTTATTTTTACGGATGAACAATCGAGTTCCAGCGATTCATCGTAACTGGAATAGGCTTGTATTTCTTTGTAGTTGAAATAATGTATCGTTAAATCTTTCCATGAAAAGCCCAGCGGATATTCTCCAACGGTTTTATTCACTAAATGATCAACGTTATAGAAATATTCTTCCTCCCCTCTAGGGATGTAGATTTCTGCCTTCCCGTATTCCAATACGTGGTATACCCACGATGTATGATCGCCATGATGATGCGTGATTATATAAATATCAGGTTTCTCACTCTGTAAAAGTTCTAATGTGTCCGATTTGCCGATGTTTGTATCTATTAAAACTTTAGGTTTAGAGTTTACAATAATTCCTGCGCATGACAGAAAATTTTGATTGCTATCCGGTTCGATGTATTCAATCTCATTAGTTATTTTTGTGCGTTTCGTATGATGCAACCTCCTTTTAATTCCCCTGTCTACAATCCGGGCAAAACGGATTCCTCTTTACCTGGAGAAAATTCATCTTTCCCGACAGGCCGTCCCAGAGCAACAATCTGTTTGTCAGCAGTTCTCCTTTACCCGTGAGGTACTTAATAACTTCTGTTGCCTGGATGGAACCGATCACACCAGGGGTCACTCCGATAACGGGGGAGATCTCCGCCGGAGGAGTTTGGGGGAAAACACATCTGAGGCAGGCCGTCTGATGAGGAATGACCGTCATGACCTGGCCGTGGAATCCCCGGACCGCACCGTGAAAAAATGGAATATGACGTTTAACGGCAACACTGTTCAGAAAATACCGGGCGGGAAAATTATCCAGTGCGTCAACGATTAAATCGGCATCCCCCACAATTCCGGTTACATTGTCTTCTTCAATCTTGCAGGAAATCGTCTCGACCTCAACATAAGGATTCATTGACCGTATCTTTTCTTCGGCTGATGTTGTTTTTTTTCTACCCACGTCGGAGGATAGGTGCAGGGTTTGTCTGTTGAGATTGCTCACGGAGACGATATCATCGTCAACTATCACGATACGGCCGATGCCGGCCAAGGCAAGGTATGTGGCTATCGGTGAGCCTAACCCTCCCGCCCCGGCGATCAGAATTTTAGCCCTTTTGAGTTTATCCTGGCCCTCCCTCCCGATGAGGGAAAATTGCCGAATGTATCGATTTAGTTCTTCTTCATTTATAATTACATTTTCTTCAGGCATGATTTAAGTCTCAAGTTTGTCATTCCCGCGTCTCCAGCAACCCGGGTCAGCGGCCATAATATCGCCCGTATAGGTATAGGCTCTTCTCCTGCATCCCCCGCAGATATATCTGTACTGACATTTTCCACATTTGCCCTTTAGATTTTCTCTGTTTCTTATAACTTTAAACAACTCCGCATTTTTCCATACATCTTTTAATCTTTCCTTCCTCAGATCACCTACTTCCAGGGCCATTATATCCCCTGCCGCCACTTTTCCGGAAGCCGTTATACAGTAACTATAGATGCTGCTTATACATCCCACGCAGAAATCATAGAAGCCACATGGTTCATTTGGATTACTGCATATCTTCTTACAGTATTCATCTTCGGCAACGATATAACGGTTTTCAAATGCCACTCTCTGCCATCCGTACCGCTGTTGCGCTTCCGCTAAATACCGCTGCGCTCTTTCCAACTGCTCCTTTGATAAAATCCATTCTTTTCCCTCGGAGGCTCTCCCCAACGGCAGAAACTCTACCATGGTAAAATCCACTCCTATACTCATGGATAGTTCCACCATTTTCTCCAGTTCATCATAGTTCAAGCTCGTAAGTGTCATGATCAACATAACCTTGGGAATATCAGCTTCCACCATATTCCTAAGGGCGGCCATCGTCCTGCGGAAAGAATCTTCTCCTCTATTCCAGTCATGATTCTTCTCCAGGCCATCGACACTAATCTTTACCTGAGAAAGACCAGCCAGTGCCAACTTCCGGCAGAGACGCTCATCCAAAAGATAACCGTTACTGTTCATCGCCACACTCATCCGGCCGGATGCATATCTCACTATATCAACCAGATCTTCCCTCAAGGTTGGTTCCCCGCCGGCAAACATTACTATCTCAGTACCCGCTTCGGCAATGTTATCAATGATACTGAATACATCTTCTGTGCTTAGTTCATAATGAGGGCGATTGGGGCAATCCGGAGGGAAGTAGTTGGCGTCGTTAAAACAATATTTGCAGTTCAGGTTACAGGCATCGGTAAGACTAAACCAGGCGAAGAGTGGTTTGCACCCCGCCACTGCCCGGTTATACTTCTCCCGCGTGATCTCTACAAAACTATCTTTTTCATTTCCCATCCGGTTTGCTCAATCATCAAGGAGCTTTCTTTAAAAGCTTATCCCTAAATAGATTTTCCAGACCTTTCGATAAATTTCTAATGTCATCCATCAGGTAAACCGTTCCATGGGGATACCTTTCCAGCAGAAACTGTTTTGTCTGGAGATTACATCCACACCCGATAGTTATAAGTTCGATCTTGTTTTTCTGGCAGTACTCAATAGCGTCCAATACGTTGATTCCGCAATTTGCAGCCCCATCGGTAATATGAATGATCATTTTTCTGCGGTCATCTTTTTTCATGAGCATTGCAGCAGCCATAATTGCCTGACCAGTCGGGGTTCGGCCTGAAGGCTCTATGGTATATAATTCACCTTCCTGGTAAAGCCGTAAGAGATTGCACTGTCGAGTCTGTTCCTGATAACCGAAAACTTCCAAATGATTGGAAAAACCTTTCGCCGCTTCCGTAAGGGAGACAAAAGTCCTTTCCGCCGCTTTCCATGGTCTATCGTTTGATTTCTTTCCTGCCATAGAAGCAGAAGCGTCGGCTACAATATTGATGTTCCATGAGTAGTCAGTACCTGAAATATCTCTCCTTTTAAATATCTTACCATCAGCCAGAGGTACACGATAGAGTCTCCGGGCATCTATTTTTCCCATATCCACGTTCCTGATGATACCTCTTTTTTTCGATCTTCTGATAAAGGCCTGCTGTTTCTGGAAAATTCTTTTTAAACGTCTCACTTGTGATTGATCCGCACTTACATTGCACCTGGCAACCGCCCGGCTGAAAATCGTATTCATTTGTTGTGTCTGGGGATCATTAAGAATCACCGATAGATGTTCTGTCAGGTCAGACGTTCCCTCATCCAGTTTGGAACTGATCTGAGCGGCAAGTTCTTCTTCGAGGCCATGTGATTCCTCCTCTTTTTCTTTAGCATCATCGCTATCACCATCGCTATTATCTTCCTTTTTTTCTTTTAACTCAGGAATATCGGCCTTGTTGGGATTGCCCTCATCATAGATATTCACCCCCTCGGGATAGAAGGGAGGCGTTTCCCACTCCATAATAATAGAAGAAATGCGACCCCAGATCTCAAGGTATATCTCGACTCTCCTGTTTCTCCTCTCCGTCAGCGTGGAAAGATTCTTGACCTGTCTAATAGCATCAGAGTATTGCGTTAAGATATTCACCAGATCATCATAGTAATGATGAAGATGGGGAGGTAATGTTTGCAGGAATAGTCTTTTCCGCCAAACACATGCCAAACTTGATGCTGATGGTGGGAGAGAAGGATCTCTTTCCATTTTACCGGCGATGGATTTCCAATACTTGGAGAGATAAAGGCGCCAGACAGTCGGGCCAACGCGTTCGTCTATATACAGGTCTTCTGCGACAGAAATAAAACTACTGAGATAATCTTTCATCCATTCCACGGGGAAGGAAGTTTTTCGCACGACCTGATCTGTGACCCAATCACTCCATTCAATACACGAGAAGCCCTCACGGACAATCTCTCCGACCAGAACGTCAATTTTTTGGAAAGGAACAGGATAAGTTCCCCGGACTGCGTCCGGATTCAGGACAATAGAGTCAGTGGGAGAAGCAGACATGCCCTGCCAGTAAACAGGCTTGACATTACGTCCGATGTGCGCGGCCACCTTACGCATGGCAGCCAGAACTGTAGTCAGTTCAGTCGCCTCAAGATGGGAATAGTTCTTCCGCCAGTATCTGGAGTATGCCTTTTCGGAGTTCACTGGCGTATCTTTATTACTATCGGCCATTTGGGCACTCACCGGTTTTATTGTTGAAACTCCAATTCCGAAAGCGAAGCGGAGGGTTTAATACCCCGCAGCTTGCTGCGGAATCTGTTTCTAAAGCTTGCTTTGGGATTCATACCCGTGATTCAGCC
Encoded proteins:
- a CDS encoding MBL fold metallo-hydrolase; amino-acid sequence: MRFARIVDRGIKRRLHHTKRTKITNEIEYIEPDSNQNFLSCAGIIVNSKPKVLIDTNIGKSDTLELLQSEKPDIYIITHHHGDHTSWVYHVLEYGKAEIYIPRGEEEYFYNVDHLVNKTVGEYPLGFSWKDLTIHYFNYKEIQAYSSYDESLELDCSSVKIKCIDTPGHSPSHKSFYFPDEKIIFTGDLGIDKFGPWYGWANCDLKLYIESLLKINSYEADVIATSHGGVLKNESDAFLNCVKIIFNREESIIKRLDEGRSKSEIVSEGIYYFNKSRAPEHFKSFYIMWDDFMFEHHMKIIADGGLNKLFKNLA
- a CDS encoding adenylyltransferase; translated protein: MINEEELNRYIRQFSLIGREGQDKLKRAKILIAGAGGLGSPIATYLALAGIGRIVIVDDDIVSVSNLNRQTLHLSSDVGRKKTTSAEEKIRSMNPYVEVETISCKIEEDNVTGIVGDADLIVDALDNFPARYFLNSVAVKRHIPFFHGAVRGFHGQVMTVIPHQTACLRCVFPQTPPAEISPVIGVTPGVIGSIQATEVIKYLTGKGELLTNRLLLWDGLSGKMNFLQVKRNPFCPDCRQGN
- a CDS encoding ABC transporter ATP-binding protein, translated to MTSSEKILAVSHLKVSYDSIQAVDDISFDVGKGEIVTLIGANGAGKSSILRAISGLIPYTGRITYSGKDLNNIAADQIVAAGIAHVPEGRGIFGNLTVMENLKLATWQRKDKDQIKKDFENIFSLFPRLKERRKQQGGMLSGGEQQMLAFGRALMTDAPMLLLDEPSMGLSPVLVRDIFKIIQDINQAGKTILLVEQNANMSLHISSRGYVLETGRIVLSGTGKELTGNPRVKEAYLGG